One Sphaeramia orbicularis chromosome 21, fSphaOr1.1, whole genome shotgun sequence DNA window includes the following coding sequences:
- the LOC115413068 gene encoding C-X-C chemokine receptor type 4-like — MGEYDFTFDLFDNSSDNFSAESGDFELDIEEPCPRSISSHFNRVFLPTVYGIIAFLGIIGNGLVVVVMGYQKKVKTMTDKYRLHLSVADLLFVLTLPFWAVDAAKTWYFGSFLCVSVHVIYTVNLYSSVLILAFISLDRYFAVVRATNSQATRKLLASRVIYVGVWLPAVVLTVPDLVFARTEDTSSSNFLLNQYENTETADSRILCQRFYPEASILEWTVAFRFQHILVGFVLPGLVILVCYCIIIAKLSEGSKGQVLKRKALKTTVILILCFFGCWLPYCLGIFLDTLMMLNVVPPSCQLEQAVEKWISVTEALAYFHCCLNPILYAFLGVKFKKSARSALTVGSRSSQKVTLMTKKRGPISSVSTESESSSVLSS, encoded by the exons ATGGGGGAG TACGACTTCACATTTGACCTGTTTGACAACAGTTCGGACAACTTCTCTGCTGAGTCTGGGGACTTTGAGCTGGACATAGAGGAGCCGTGTCCCCGCAGCATCAGCAGCCACTTCAACAGGGTCTTCCTCCCCACCGTTTATGGAATTATAGCCTTTCTGGGAATCATTGGTAATGGATTAGTGGTTGTTGTGATGGGCTaccagaaaaaagtcaaaaccatgACGGACAAATACCGGCTGCACCTGTCCGTGGCCGACCTCCTGTTTGTGCTCACGCTGCCCTTCTGGGCCGTGGACGCCGCCAAAACCTGGTACTTTGGGAGTTTCCTGTGCGTGTCAGTGCATGTGATCTACACGGTGAACCTGTACAGCAGCGTGCTCATCCTGGCCTTCATCAGCCTGGACAGGTACTTTGCGGTGGTGCGGGCCACCAACAGTCAGGCCACCAGGAAGCTGCTGGCCAGCAGAGTCATCTACGTGGGGGTATGGCTGCCGGCCGTCGTCCTGACCGTCCCCGACCTGGTGTTCGCCAGAACTGAAGACACCAGCTCGTCCAACTTCCTCTTGAACCAGTACGAAAACACTGAGACGGCGGACTCCAGGATCCTGTGTCAGCGCTTCTACCCCGAGGCGTCCATCCTGGAGTGGACGGTGGCGTTCCGCTTCCAGCACATCCTGGTGGGCTTCGTCCTGCCGGGCCTGGTCATCCTCGTCTGCTACTGCATCATCATCGCGAAGCTGTCCGAAGGCTCCAAGGGTCAGGTTCTGAAGAGGAAGGCCCTGAAGACCACGGTCATCCTCATCCTGTGCTTCTTCGGCTGCTGGCTGCCCTACTGCCTGGGCATCTTCCTGGACACCCTCATGATGCTCAACGTGGTCCCTCCGTCCTGCCAGCTGGAGCAGGCGGTGGAGAAGTGGATCTCCGTCACCGAGGCTCTGGCCTATTTCCACTGCTGCTTAAACCCCATCCTGTACGCGTTCCTGGGAGTGAAGTTTAAGAAGTCGGCCCGGAGCGCGCTGACTGTCGGCAGCAGATCGAGTCAGAAAGTAACTCTCATGACTAAAAAGCGAGGACCCATTTCATCTGTGTCCACGGAGTCGGAGTCTTCAAGTGTTTTGTCCAGTTAA